The genomic segment TTGAAACAGTGTTACATCACATTGATCATATCTTCGAAACTGTTGGTTCACCAAAAATAACTTATTATTGACTTGACATTTATATTATAAAATTATAATATAATAATATGACGAATTATAACGATATTGCAGAATTTTTTAAGCTTTTTTCAAATGAAGGACGTTTAAAAATTATCTCAACACTTGCTACGAGTGATGCGACTGTCAATGAAATTGTTGAAAAAAGCGGACTTTCTCAATCCCTTGTCAGTCAACAACTCAAGTTGCTCAAAACTGCTCGGATTTTAACAAGTGAAAAACGTGGAAAAACTGTAACATACAGTATTTATGACCGACACATTCTTCATCTGCTCAAGGATGTTTCAGAACATTTAGAGGAGCATTTAGATGAATAAAAAATTATTTTCTACAAAACATAAAAATCACCATCACACTTTGGATGCTTTGACTTCACAAAATGTCACAATTGTTTTTGTACTCAACTTTTTCTTTGCAATTTTGGAGTTTATTTTTGGATTTTTATTTAATTCGACTGCGATACTATCTGATGCTGTTCATGATACAGGAGATGCTGTTGCTATTGGTTTAGCTTGGTTTTTCCAAAAATTCTCTAAGCGCGGTGAAGACAATAAATTTTCCTTTGGTTATCAGCGTTTTAGCCTTTTAGGAGCC from the Lactococcus allomyrinae genome contains:
- a CDS encoding ArsR/SmtB family transcription factor; translated protein: MTNYNDIAEFFKLFSNEGRLKIISTLATSDATVNEIVEKSGLSQSLVSQQLKLLKTARILTSEKRGKTVTYSIYDRHILHLLKDVSEHLEEHLDE